The region ACTTTAATAACAGAAGGTTTAGCTGTTTTTAATGTTTTAAAAAATAAAGGTTTGGAAGCTGGACGAAAACGTCTATCTTGGATTGTAGGACGAGAAACCAATAACTTAAGTGCGCAACAAATTAGAGTAGCAACCTTTGAAACCATGTCCGAAAACTTGAGTGATGGTGTTATCGCGCCGCTTTTTTATTTTCTAATTTTAGGCGTTCCTGGAGCAATGGCTTATAAAATGATAAATACTTTCGATTCTATGATTGGGTATAAAAACGATAAATATATATGGTTTGGAAAATTTGCAGCAAAATTAGACGATATTGTTAATTATATTCCAGCTAGAATTACGGCATTTTTAATGTTAGTGGTTCAGTTTAAATTAAATGGATTTTCATTTGTCTTTAAAGAAGGCCGTAAACACAGCAGTCCTAATGCAGGGTATCCAGAAGCTGCATTGGCCTATATTTTAGATTGTAGGTTTGGAGGCCCTAATTATTATCATGGAAAATTGGTAAATAAACCTTTTATAGGAAGTCGTAACCGAGAGATTAATCATGAAGAAATTAAAACAGTTAGAGCCATAAATTACAAGGTTAGTATATTGTTTTGTGCTGTAATTATAGTGTTATTATTACTTTTTTAATATGCATAGTTTTCAAAAAAAATATATTATTACAGGGGCACCTGGAACAGGAAAAACAACCACTATAAATTTGCTAAAAAAAACAATGTCTTGTATGGACGAAGTGTCTAGGAAAGTTATTCTAGAGGAACAAAAAAATAATAGAAATGGTATGCCTTGGGGCGATATAAAACGTTTTTCTAATTTGGTATACAATGCAACTAGTCAGGAATTATTAACAAGTGATGCTATAATTTGCGATAGGTCGTTGTTAGATCTAGAAGCCTATTTGGTTATAGAAAATAAAACAATTCCTAATTATTTACGTAATTTTTCGTATCAGGATACCTACCATAAAACAGTTTTTTTTGCGCCAACTTGGTTCGATATTTATTGCCAAGATGGGCAACGATTACAAGAATTTGATTACTGTTTAAAATTAGAAAAAGCACTTTTAAAACAGTATAAAAACAAAGGATTTGAAGTTGTAATGTTACCTAAGGTTTCTCCTTTAAAAAGATCTAAATTCATTTTAGAATTCATTTAACAATTTCAAAAATTAGCTATACATTTGTATAACTTGAGGTTTCCATATTTTTTTATTAAGAATATAGAATTAAAAGGGAATTTGGTGAAAATCCAAAACTGTACCCGCAGCTGTAAGCTCTTAAAAAGCTTTTAACATCTATAGTCACTGTTCTTGAGAATGGGAAGGCGTTAAAAAGTAGAGTGAGTCAGAAGACCTGCCTAAAGCTAAGCATAAATTAAACTTTCGGGAATAAAAGTTAACGTGTCTGATTCCTACTTTTTTGGGTTCATACTCAACTTCTTTTCCCATGATAAATAAAAAAAATGGGAAAAAACATTGCCAAATCAAAACATACATTTTTCTTTTGCGACGGCGGTTCTTGTCAAAAAGCAGGAAGCGAGCAAGTAGTAAGAACAGCACGCGCTTATTTACGTAATAATGATTTGTGGAATACTACACATACCATTAAAACCAGATGTAATGGAAGGTGTGAAGATGCGCCTACATGTATTGTGCATCCTGGAGAATTTTGGTATAAGGAACTTTCGCCAGAAAAAATCACACATATAGTAAAAGGTCATATATATAATGATTGTCCGATAGAAACCGAATTGTTATATAAAGAAGGCTGGAAAGAACAGGTTTCTAGTAAAGAAAAAGCGCCTATAAAACCTAAGCCTTTTGAATTTAAAGCAGATGAAGAATTAGGTGATTGTCTTATTACACGCGGATTTAGTTCAGACCAATATTTATACCCGCTATTTTTATTGCTTTTAGAAAAATCAGAAGGCGTAACACTTTATAAGCCCAATTACAATCCAATTCCTTTTAAAGAAATTAAAGATGTAGTTTATTCAAAAGCATACACACTTGAGCTGCTAACAAATACAGATTGTATAGAATTTATAATTGCAGCGGTTCCAATTGATGATATGGCTTTGCAAAAATCAAAAATTTCCATTACAGAATATTATTATCAAAAAGAAACAAACAAAACAGGTATTCGTTTTAAAAATAAATTTGGAAAAACTTTAGGGAAAATAGAGTTTAATGCTTTAGATAATAAAGCATGGAAATACTGTACAAAAATTCAGTTGCAAAATCTAACTTTAGATGTGTCTCAATTATGAATAAACATATAGCTGTTTTAGGGTTAGGTTGGTTAGGTTTACCATTAGCATTACAACTTCAAAAAAAAGGGTTTACTATAAGTGGCAGTACGTCTAATTTGGATAACTTAAAACCGTTAAGTAAATATTCGTTTCCTGTAAATAGAATAAAAATAGAAGCAGATAAAATTGTAGGAGATTGGGAGGCTTTTATAAACGAAACCTCTACGCTTATTATTAATTTTCCGCCAAAGCGTATTAATAATATAGAAACTATTCATCCGCTTCAAATAGCACAAATAATAAAACACACGCCCAAAACTACAAAAGTTGTTTTTGTA is a window of Formosa sediminum DNA encoding:
- a CDS encoding AAA family ATPase → MHSFQKKYIITGAPGTGKTTTINLLKKTMSCMDEVSRKVILEEQKNNRNGMPWGDIKRFSNLVYNATSQELLTSDAIICDRSLLDLEAYLVIENKTIPNYLRNFSYQDTYHKTVFFAPTWFDIYCQDGQRLQEFDYCLKLEKALLKQYKNKGFEVVMLPKVSPLKRSKFILEFI
- a CDS encoding (2Fe-2S) ferredoxin domain-containing protein, translated to MGKNIAKSKHTFFFCDGGSCQKAGSEQVVRTARAYLRNNDLWNTTHTIKTRCNGRCEDAPTCIVHPGEFWYKELSPEKITHIVKGHIYNDCPIETELLYKEGWKEQVSSKEKAPIKPKPFEFKADEELGDCLITRGFSSDQYLYPLFLLLLEKSEGVTLYKPNYNPIPFKEIKDVVYSKAYTLELLTNTDCIEFIIAAVPIDDMALQKSKISITEYYYQKETNKTGIRFKNKFGKTLGKIEFNALDNKAWKYCTKIQLQNLTLDVSQL
- the cbiB gene encoding adenosylcobinamide-phosphate synthase CbiB; the encoded protein is MDLNAIYILIFAFAFDLIFGDPINMPHLIVAYGNGISFGEKTLNTGRYKFIKGALLVIILVSVSFVVPYFIIRELNRLNFQILAIVFSTLMLFYCLANKTLITEGLAVFNVLKNKGLEAGRKRLSWIVGRETNNLSAQQIRVATFETMSENLSDGVIAPLFYFLILGVPGAMAYKMINTFDSMIGYKNDKYIWFGKFAAKLDDIVNYIPARITAFLMLVVQFKLNGFSFVFKEGRKHSSPNAGYPEAALAYILDCRFGGPNYYHGKLVNKPFIGSRNREINHEEIKTVRAINYKVSILFCAVIIVLLLLF